A window of the Streptomyces sp. NBC_00878 genome harbors these coding sequences:
- a CDS encoding transketolase C-terminal domain-containing protein, with amino-acid sequence MRIPPESESDDVGGSSARLSGLLRQAGGEVALAFTGTMTGIVRAAANGLAERGVSTSIAYFPTVKPLDQKLLARCIGRSRLIVTVEEHSTIGGFGSAVAEQMAARPTVPLLRVGVDDQFCCAAGSYRELLDRCGISAQEIVRRVLEHR; translated from the coding sequence GTGCGGATCCCGCCGGAGTCCGAGTCTGACGATGTCGGCGGTTCGTCGGCCCGGCTCAGTGGCCTGCTACGGCAGGCTGGCGGCGAGGTAGCCCTGGCCTTCACAGGGACCATGACCGGAATCGTGCGGGCCGCCGCGAACGGACTTGCCGAGCGCGGAGTCAGCACCTCGATCGCCTACTTCCCTACAGTGAAGCCGCTTGACCAGAAACTACTGGCGAGGTGCATTGGCCGTAGTCGCCTGATCGTGACAGTGGAGGAGCACAGCACGATCGGCGGCTTCGGTTCGGCGGTCGCCGAGCAGATGGCGGCCCGACCCACAGTGCCACTCCTGCGGGTGGGGGTCGATGATCAGTTCTGCTGCGCCGCCGGGAGCTACCGGGAGCTACTGGACCGCTGCGGCATCTCGGCGCAGGAGATCGTGCGACGTGTGCTGGAGCACCGCTAG
- a CDS encoding NAD(P)/FAD-dependent oxidoreductase — translation MTGNTDVVVIGGGYAGVMAANRLTQRDDVTVTLINPRPAFVERLRLHQLVGGSHDAVVDYRKVLAEGVRLVVDTVTRIDAAERGVALATGGTVGYDYLIYAVGSGSAEQRVPGAAEFAYPIADLEEAERLRPVLDTATATAAVTVVGAGPSGIETAAELAELGRTVTLVCGGVLGPYLHPRGRYSVAKRLAALGVTVLEGPGAKVTAVTRDAVRLGDGRELPSEVTIWTAGFGVPDLAVRSGLSTDASGRLLTDETLTSVDDVRIVAAGDSAAPSDLPFRMGCQAAVQLGPQAAETVLSRIAGERPAPVSVGFAGQCISLGRGVGIFQFAHRNDVPNRYYLGGRPGAKLKEFVCRSTIWQLAYEARKPGTRTWWAKDDKRRQLLDAKRGEAPVPAEPVA, via the coding sequence ATGACTGGGAACACCGATGTGGTCGTCATCGGCGGCGGATACGCCGGCGTCATGGCGGCCAATCGCCTGACGCAGCGCGATGACGTGACCGTGACGCTGATCAACCCGCGTCCCGCCTTCGTCGAGCGGCTCCGCCTGCATCAACTGGTGGGCGGGTCCCACGACGCGGTCGTCGACTACCGCAAGGTCCTGGCCGAGGGCGTCCGGCTGGTGGTCGACACCGTGACACGGATCGACGCGGCCGAGCGCGGCGTGGCGTTGGCGACCGGCGGCACGGTCGGCTACGACTACCTGATCTACGCGGTGGGCAGTGGCAGCGCCGAGCAGCGCGTACCCGGAGCGGCGGAGTTCGCCTACCCGATTGCCGACCTGGAGGAGGCGGAGCGGCTGCGGCCGGTGCTCGACACCGCGACCGCCACCGCCGCGGTGACGGTTGTCGGAGCCGGTCCGAGCGGCATCGAGACCGCCGCCGAGCTGGCGGAGCTTGGCCGCACCGTAACTCTGGTCTGCGGCGGGGTACTTGGCCCGTACCTGCACCCTCGGGGGCGGTACTCGGTCGCCAAACGGCTGGCCGCGCTCGGTGTGACCGTGCTCGAAGGCCCCGGTGCGAAGGTGACGGCGGTGACCCGCGATGCCGTACGGCTCGGCGACGGCCGTGAGCTGCCGAGCGAGGTGACGATCTGGACCGCTGGATTCGGCGTGCCGGACCTGGCCGTGCGCAGCGGGCTGAGCACCGACGCGTCAGGCCGCCTGCTGACGGACGAGACGCTGACGAGCGTGGACGACGTGCGCATCGTCGCGGCCGGGGATTCGGCGGCGCCATCGGATCTGCCGTTCCGGATGGGGTGTCAGGCCGCGGTCCAGCTGGGCCCGCAGGCCGCCGAGACAGTGCTCAGCCGGATCGCGGGTGAGCGGCCCGCGCCCGTCAGCGTGGGATTCGCCGGCCAGTGCATCAGCCTGGGCCGTGGCGTCGGCATCTTCCAGTTCGCCCACAGGAACGACGTCCCCAACCGGTACTACCTCGGCGGCCGACCCGGCGCGAAGCTCAAGGAGTTCGTGTGCAGGAGCACCATCTGGCAGCTGGCGTACGAGGCACGCAAGCCAGGTACGCGCACCTGGTGGGCCAAGGACGACAAGCGCCGCCAACTGCTGGACGCCAAGCGCGGCGAGGCGCCGGTCCCCGCCGAACCGGTGGCCTAG
- a CDS encoding IS630 family transposase translates to MEPLLLSGEERAELERWTRRATSAQALALRARIVLACAGPEVPPIVAVARELRVAADTVRKWRRRFLAERLDGLVDEPRPGRPPTIGVDQVEAVVVTTLEQLPKNATHWSRKSMAQHSGLSKSTVGRIWRQFQLKPHLADTFKLSTDPLFVEKVYDVVGLYFNPPEGAVVLSVDEKSQIQALDRSQPVLPIMPGMPERRTHDYVRNGLTTLFAAFDVATGEVITALHRRHRAVEFKKFLIRIDKEVPAHLQIHLIVDNYGTHKTPAIKTWLAKHPRFELHFTPTGSSWINQVERWFGYLAHQMIRRGAHKNVQALEADIRAWVKDWNQDPKPFIWTKTAEEILDSLARFCRRISGAGH, encoded by the coding sequence TTGGAGCCGTTGCTGCTGTCCGGGGAGGAGCGGGCGGAGTTGGAGCGGTGGACACGTCGGGCGACATCGGCCCAGGCCCTGGCGCTGCGGGCTCGGATTGTCCTGGCGTGTGCGGGGCCGGAAGTACCGCCGATTGTCGCGGTCGCCCGGGAGTTGCGGGTGGCCGCGGACACGGTCCGCAAGTGGCGGCGCCGGTTTCTCGCCGAGCGGCTGGACGGTCTGGTCGACGAGCCCAGGCCGGGCCGGCCGCCCACCATCGGCGTCGACCAGGTGGAAGCGGTAGTGGTCACCACGCTGGAACAGCTGCCGAAGAACGCCACCCACTGGTCCAGGAAATCGATGGCCCAGCACAGCGGCCTGTCGAAGTCGACCGTGGGCCGGATCTGGCGCCAGTTCCAGCTCAAGCCGCATCTCGCGGACACCTTCAAGCTGTCGACAGACCCGCTGTTCGTGGAGAAGGTCTACGACGTCGTGGGCCTGTACTTCAACCCGCCCGAGGGTGCGGTGGTGCTCTCGGTGGACGAGAAGTCGCAGATCCAGGCCCTGGACCGGTCCCAGCCGGTGCTGCCGATAATGCCGGGCATGCCCGAGCGGCGCACCCACGACTACGTCCGCAACGGCCTGACCACTCTGTTCGCCGCCTTCGATGTCGCCACCGGCGAGGTCATCACGGCCCTGCACCGCCGGCACCGGGCCGTGGAGTTCAAGAAGTTCCTCATCCGGATCGACAAGGAGGTGCCCGCTCACCTGCAGATCCACTTGATCGTGGACAACTACGGCACCCACAAGACCCCGGCGATCAAGACATGGCTGGCCAAGCACCCGCGGTTCGAGCTGCACTTCACCCCTACCGGCTCTTCCTGGATCAACCAGGTCGAGCGGTGGTTCGGCTACCTCGCCCACCAAATGATCCGCCGCGGCGCACACAAGAACGTCCAGGCCCTCGAAGCCGACATCCGCGCCTGGGTCAAAGACTGGAACCAAGACCCCAAGCCGTTCATCTGGACCAAGACCGCCGAAGAGATCCTCGACTCCCTCGCCCGCTTCTGCCGACGGATCTCTGGCGCAGGACACTAG
- a CDS encoding GNAT family protein has protein sequence MSLESAGPLRAFGIRVGADEALAGTIDLRFAGEALAPGQVNVAYGLYPSWRGRGLATRAVLLVSQYAAGEGGEEAVIQVDPDNPASAAVAQRAGFTPGRRTHNKDGTGLDWYVRDLRIPT, from the coding sequence CTGTCCCTAGAATCCGCCGGGCCACTCCGGGCGTTCGGCATCCGGGTGGGCGCCGACGAGGCGCTGGCGGGGACGATCGACTTGCGGTTTGCGGGAGAGGCTCTGGCCCCCGGCCAGGTGAATGTCGCGTACGGCCTCTACCCGTCCTGGAGGGGACGTGGCCTGGCCACCCGTGCGGTCCTCCTGGTGTCCCAGTACGCGGCCGGTGAGGGCGGGGAGGAGGCGGTGATCCAGGTGGACCCGGACAATCCCGCGTCTGCCGCGGTTGCCCAGCGGGCCGGCTTCACCCCGGGCAGGCGGACGCACAACAAGGACGGCACAGGGCTCGACTGGTATGTACGGGATCTGCGCATCCCTACCTGA
- a CDS encoding transketolase C-terminal domain-containing protein: MYIHAVLEDGELQSGQDWKALMLMTARRLNETESSVGTANSNSLKPFDSTLVGECAVRSRLLALLKEHSVIGGLGSAVAEAVSAHSSRTRSLKMGVKDQFCRASERHQEMFGTHYAYVDNLAQQTMDRC; this comes from the coding sequence ATGTACATTCACGCCGTTCTAGAGGACGGCGAGCTGCAATCCGGGCAGGATTGGAAGGCTCTGATGCTGATGACAGCGAGACGTCTGAACGAAACCGAATCTAGCGTCGGCACGGCCAACAGCAACTCGCTGAAGCCGTTCGATAGCACCCTGGTTGGGGAATGTGCCGTGCGTTCTAGGCTGCTGGCGCTGCTAAAGGAGCACAGTGTCATCGGCGGCCTCGGATCTGCAGTCGCCGAGGCGGTGTCGGCTCATTCGTCCCGAACCAGGTCGCTGAAAATGGGCGTCAAGGACCAATTCTGCCGCGCATCGGAAAGACATCAGGAAATGTTTGGAACCCATTATGCCTACGTAGACAACCTGGCGCAACAGACTATGGATCGGTGCTGA
- a CDS encoding MFS transporter, which translates to MDGDRRGWRRCVLSGMVFAVCMAGTTLPTPLYGLYQEKFGFSELTVTVVYAVYAFGVIGVLLLTGNVSDVVGRRPVLLWGLGFAAASAVCFLSATGLGWLYAGRLMSGLSAGLFTGAATVYVMELAPHGGSSRATLVATAANMGGLGCGPLLAGVLAQYAAWPLYLPFAVHLALVAGSAAVLLYLPETVRERRPLDTVRPQRPGLPPQVRAVFGPAATASFVGFALFGVFTSVSPAFLAQSLDVDNHAVSGLVVALAFFSSTAGQLAVGRVGVARSLPLGCAGLFAGLALLAGALRWDLLTLVMLSAIVGGCGQGLAFRGALSAVAEASPADHRASVISTLFVVAYAGISVPVIGVGVLTGPIGLEGAGLVFIACMAVLVSTAAVYLLRRPVRASA; encoded by the coding sequence ATGGATGGTGATCGCCGAGGGTGGCGCCGGTGCGTGCTCAGCGGGATGGTGTTTGCCGTCTGCATGGCCGGGACCACCTTGCCGACCCCGCTCTACGGCCTCTATCAGGAGAAGTTCGGGTTCTCCGAACTGACCGTGACTGTCGTGTACGCCGTATACGCGTTCGGTGTCATCGGTGTGCTGTTGCTGACCGGCAACGTCTCGGATGTCGTGGGCAGGCGGCCCGTTCTGCTGTGGGGCCTGGGCTTCGCGGCGGCGAGCGCCGTCTGCTTCCTGAGTGCCACCGGGCTGGGCTGGCTGTACGCGGGGCGGTTGATGTCGGGGCTGTCCGCCGGTCTGTTCACCGGCGCCGCCACGGTCTACGTGATGGAGTTGGCACCCCACGGAGGCTCGTCCCGGGCCACGCTCGTGGCGACCGCCGCCAACATGGGCGGGCTGGGCTGCGGACCGCTGCTCGCCGGAGTGCTCGCGCAGTACGCCGCCTGGCCGCTGTACCTGCCGTTCGCCGTACACCTCGCCCTCGTGGCCGGCTCGGCCGCCGTCCTGCTGTATCTGCCGGAGACCGTTCGCGAGCGGCGGCCGCTGGACACGGTACGACCGCAGCGGCCCGGCCTGCCCCCGCAGGTGCGGGCGGTGTTCGGACCCGCGGCGACCGCCTCGTTCGTGGGGTTCGCGCTGTTCGGGGTGTTCACGTCGGTCAGCCCGGCGTTCCTCGCGCAGTCCCTGGACGTGGACAACCACGCCGTGAGCGGGCTCGTCGTCGCGCTCGCCTTCTTCTCCTCGACCGCCGGGCAACTGGCGGTCGGCCGGGTCGGGGTGGCACGGTCGCTGCCGCTGGGCTGCGCCGGGCTCTTCGCCGGACTGGCGCTGCTCGCCGGCGCGCTCCGGTGGGACCTGCTGACGCTGGTGATGCTGAGCGCGATCGTCGGCGGGTGCGGGCAGGGGCTGGCGTTTCGCGGGGCGTTGTCCGCGGTGGCCGAGGCCTCGCCCGCGGACCACCGCGCGTCAGTGATCTCGACGCTGTTCGTGGTGGCGTACGCGGGTATCTCGGTGCCGGTGATCGGGGTGGGGGTCCTGACGGGTCCGATCGGCCTGGAGGGCGCCGGGCTGGTGTTCATCGCGTGCATGGCTGTCCTGGTCTCTACCGCGGCCGTCTACCTGCTCCGGCGACCGGTACGAGCGAGTGCGTGA
- a CDS encoding nucleoside-diphosphate kinase has product MEEHGARVVAFCFRRIDQRLSERLYRDGLVMDVPGRHIRSWWIKSKVFELGESLVLLLRHPEDQRFQATITDSKGASDPLLARPGTYRETYRTPNKTFGLLHSSDDWLSMLYETSVLFEPTDLAELLVQEIWSPAVRVAVTSYEAGLPLHRIEQYRVLYRLKRRLLAELLTTGAVPSSVLKDLEERYAAAARVVDENPGHVPETAKIELLLAEEREFLVQLPLPDQPAGAVEVPAASTALVCLRLLADPDACQQMRFEDFQAALAALGILPSTLELTALESLFFFRPSQLPSDAQTRAEQAVRSDMSDVSPAYRQILDAAEELDDYPLTVENVREMGEAGLQGAADHIAFMIITPDAVHRGRHVEILEAIRDAGFVVLAHRAKYLRDNDIEELYKDGLRKKVLDHRTTHWYLTRKGLGMGASLGLLLHHPEAGACSRLLALKGVSHPAQAAPESLRGALRSYSKILALLHSSDGPTAVLRESLLYFTPTQLHSMLEQLAEDNRPEGIPVSIMTEILSPTTPDDDPVTVLYALKARVVHTLLAHPITPAELRPALYAQLDTIRAARTSVCRGKTPWTLRLVAAATELEREHKLLNGSLLAQSITVPMSAAEAGEALEWLVWTRLALTIRQLADHDRFPSLDADQLIQALRAGHVHLTSWEALLLENLLFFWEP; this is encoded by the coding sequence TTGGAGGAGCACGGCGCTCGGGTCGTTGCGTTCTGCTTCCGGCGCATCGACCAGCGCCTCTCGGAGCGCCTCTACCGAGACGGGCTCGTCATGGATGTGCCGGGCCGACACATCCGGTCGTGGTGGATAAAAAGCAAGGTGTTCGAGCTCGGTGAATCCCTCGTGCTGCTCTTGCGACACCCGGAGGACCAGCGCTTCCAGGCCACCATCACCGACTCCAAGGGCGCTTCGGACCCCCTACTCGCCCGCCCGGGGACCTACCGCGAGACCTACCGGACGCCCAACAAGACATTCGGGCTCCTGCACAGCTCGGACGACTGGCTGAGCATGCTCTACGAGACGAGCGTCCTCTTCGAGCCCACTGATCTGGCCGAGTTGCTGGTCCAGGAGATCTGGTCGCCGGCAGTGCGGGTGGCAGTTACTAGCTATGAGGCGGGACTTCCGCTGCATCGGATCGAGCAGTACAGGGTGCTCTACCGGCTAAAGCGCCGCCTGCTGGCGGAACTGCTCACCACAGGTGCGGTCCCGTCATCAGTACTGAAGGACTTGGAGGAACGGTACGCGGCGGCCGCCCGAGTCGTAGACGAGAACCCGGGGCATGTTCCGGAGACCGCCAAGATAGAGCTCCTCTTGGCCGAGGAGCGAGAATTCCTTGTCCAGCTCCCTCTCCCTGACCAGCCTGCGGGTGCGGTCGAGGTGCCAGCTGCGTCCACCGCGCTGGTTTGTCTCCGTCTGCTCGCCGATCCAGACGCTTGCCAACAGATGCGGTTCGAGGACTTCCAGGCCGCGTTGGCGGCACTAGGAATCCTACCGAGCACCTTGGAGCTCACTGCACTTGAAAGCCTTTTCTTCTTCCGCCCGAGCCAACTGCCATCCGATGCCCAGACGAGGGCGGAGCAAGCCGTGAGGAGCGACATGAGTGACGTCTCACCCGCATACCGCCAGATCCTCGACGCTGCTGAAGAACTCGACGACTATCCGCTGACCGTCGAGAATGTCAGGGAAATGGGGGAAGCAGGCCTTCAGGGAGCCGCAGACCACATCGCATTCATGATTATCACACCGGACGCCGTCCATCGCGGTCGGCATGTGGAGATCTTGGAGGCGATCCGAGACGCAGGATTCGTGGTCCTTGCCCACCGGGCGAAGTATCTACGAGACAACGACATCGAAGAGCTCTATAAAGATGGTCTGCGCAAAAAGGTTCTCGATCATCGTACGACTCATTGGTATCTGACCCGCAAAGGGCTGGGGATGGGAGCGTCTCTGGGACTGCTTCTGCACCATCCCGAAGCTGGTGCGTGCAGCCGTCTGCTCGCGTTGAAGGGTGTTTCTCACCCGGCTCAAGCCGCACCTGAATCCCTCCGGGGCGCGCTGCGCAGCTACTCCAAGATTTTGGCGCTGCTGCATAGCTCGGATGGCCCCACCGCGGTCCTGCGTGAGAGCCTCCTGTACTTCACGCCTACGCAATTGCACAGCATGCTCGAGCAGCTTGCTGAAGACAACAGGCCCGAGGGAATCCCGGTCTCCATAATGACCGAAATTCTTTCCCCGACCACGCCAGACGACGACCCGGTGACCGTGCTGTATGCATTGAAGGCACGCGTGGTGCACACTCTCTTGGCCCATCCCATAACGCCTGCCGAACTGAGGCCGGCGCTCTACGCCCAGTTGGACACCATCCGTGCGGCACGAACGTCAGTCTGTCGTGGGAAAACACCCTGGACTCTTCGTCTTGTGGCCGCAGCAACCGAACTTGAACGGGAGCACAAACTACTTAACGGCAGTCTGCTCGCGCAAAGCATCACGGTCCCGATGTCTGCAGCTGAGGCCGGCGAGGCCCTAGAGTGGTTAGTCTGGACCCGACTAGCTCTGACCATTCGGCAATTGGCAGACCATGACCGCTTCCCAAGCCTCGATGCGGATCAGCTCATACAGGCCCTGCGCGCCGGTCACGTCCACCTCACCTCCTGGGAAGCCCTACTTCTGGAAAATCTGCTGTTTTTCTGGGAGCCGTGA